GACCAGCGCCCCGGACTCGGCCCGCACCTCGCCCGGCCAGGTGCCATAGACGCTGTCATATTCAAAAAGATAGGCGCAGGTCGCCAGCGGCTCGATCTCGTTGATCAGTACCAGCTCCACATCCGCGCGCCCGGCCAAAAGGATGCGCAAGATCGCGCGTCCGATCCGGCCAAACCCGTTGACGGCGATTTTGACTGGCGGCTGCTGCATAATGGATCCTCGCATGGGCTTGCCAATCGCTAGCGCATCCGACCGCGCCCCGCCACCCCCGCCGCCGGGCGCCCTTTCACTGTTCGGAAAAATACTCCCGCCGGAGGCGAGAATTCCAAAGCCCCAAGGGTAGATGCGACAGGTAACAAAACCTTCCCTGGGCCAAGCGCCGCTGTGCCGACATTGCGGAAAGGCAGACCCTTGATTTCAGCACCACCTTGAACGCCCATTTCCGGCCCAGCCATCACGCGAAAATCGACGCGTGTTGTCACGCGTCTATGCGCCTTGCCGCGTCTCCAGGTCCAACCGCATCAGCGCCATGCCCTGGCGGCGGGACAACTCCTCGTAGCCGGCGGACAGGTAGGCGTTGAAAGCGGGCGCGTTGTCGGTTTCCACCTTCAAAGTCAGCACCAGCGCGCCAAGCTCCAGCGCCGCCTGCTCTACCCGCTCCGTCAGCTCCGCGGCGGCCCCGCCGCGCGCCTCTTCGGCCAGATAGACATAGGTGAGGTGCCGCACCTCTGGCCCGATGCCTTCCCGAAGGGCGAAAAATCCGACATCCTGACCGGCGACATCCGACAAATAGAAAGAGACATCTTCGCGGTCGCCCAGCCATTTATTGCGCCATTCCACCTCGTCGAAGGGCACTTTGGCATTTGGGTTCAGCAACGGGATGTCCGCATTCCGCAACATCGCGGCCAACGGGG
This portion of the Roseovarius nanhaiticus genome encodes:
- a CDS encoding GNAT family N-acetyltransferase produces the protein MALTLRRNRDGDLTPLAAMLRNADIPLLNPNAKVPFDEVEWRNKWLGDREDVSFYLSDVAGQDVGFFALREGIGPEVRHLTYVYLAEEARGGAAAELTERVEQAALELGALVLTLKVETDNAPAFNAYLSAGYEELSRRQGMALMRLDLETRQGA